In one window of Candidatus Babeliales bacterium DNA:
- a CDS encoding penicillin-binding protein 2 — translation MKTNRPRITFIFFICCIVYAIIGYRLYYIQIAHHDFYAQLGTNQYNTTVTIAPARAAILDRSGKQFLALNTMRMAAFCLPSQIKDRTIVRNFLVDHFPSSVQRFDTNHNQLFMYVERRLSDEQIMLIQNSNIPDIHLLQEPSRYYPCPYTGHITGITNVDNVGIMGIELLYNIQLAGTPSSYLLEKDARSGHYHFTKTTKQQGHVGQAIQLTIDSTLQFLVHEELQKTVDQFQAQEGAAIILNPLNGEILAMACIPTFDPNNTKSLNMAYTKNRLITESYELGSVIKVFAALAALDEHVVTLDEPINCDNVVTSYVQGRKINTVRSSVAGEIPFCQVIEKSNNIGIAKVVTRLGPKLYDHYIRLGFGTKTGIEFPGEQSGFVNPPENWSKQSIFSLSYGYEINATLLQLACAFAIIANNGYAIQPTLIMDQKKPTKKSEKLYSDETLANIRQILENTVLRGSAKKAQMKGYTVLGKTGTAKLLDNGSYSDTKNMYTCVGLVQKGEYQRVIVTCIKESPLPRLYASTVAVPLFERIAGKTVIHDKII, via the coding sequence ATGAAAACAAATCGGCCGCGCATCACCTTTATTTTTTTTATTTGCTGTATCGTGTATGCCATAATCGGCTATCGATTATATTACATTCAAATTGCGCATCATGATTTTTATGCACAACTGGGAACCAACCAATACAATACCACCGTTACCATCGCTCCTGCCCGCGCTGCAATTTTAGATCGATCAGGGAAACAATTTTTAGCGCTAAACACAATGCGTATGGCAGCATTTTGCTTGCCTTCTCAAATTAAAGATCGCACCATAGTCCGCAATTTTCTTGTGGACCATTTTCCATCATCTGTGCAACGATTTGATACCAATCACAATCAGCTTTTTATGTATGTCGAACGTCGTTTGAGTGATGAACAAATAATGCTCATTCAAAATAGCAACATCCCTGATATTCATCTTCTGCAAGAACCAAGTCGTTATTACCCATGCCCCTATACGGGACATATTACCGGCATAACCAACGTTGATAATGTTGGCATTATGGGAATTGAACTGCTCTATAACATTCAACTAGCGGGCACTCCCTCCAGTTATTTGCTCGAAAAAGATGCGCGCTCTGGACATTATCATTTTACTAAAACTACAAAACAACAAGGACACGTAGGGCAAGCGATACAACTTACCATCGACAGCACATTACAATTTTTAGTACATGAAGAACTGCAAAAAACAGTCGATCAATTTCAGGCGCAAGAAGGAGCTGCTATCATTCTCAATCCTCTTAACGGGGAAATCTTAGCAATGGCATGCATACCAACTTTTGATCCAAATAATACTAAATCGCTTAACATGGCCTACACCAAAAATCGATTAATAACTGAAAGTTATGAACTCGGATCTGTCATTAAAGTATTTGCAGCACTTGCAGCGCTTGATGAACACGTAGTTACTCTTGATGAGCCAATTAATTGCGACAATGTTGTAACATCCTATGTACAAGGAAGAAAAATAAATACCGTACGCTCATCAGTGGCAGGAGAAATCCCCTTTTGCCAAGTGATTGAAAAATCAAATAATATTGGGATCGCAAAAGTGGTCACCCGCCTAGGACCGAAACTCTATGATCATTATATTCGCTTAGGATTTGGCACAAAAACAGGAATTGAGTTCCCTGGTGAACAATCAGGATTTGTAAATCCACCAGAGAACTGGTCAAAACAATCGATATTCTCCCTTTCTTATGGCTATGAAATCAATGCAACACTCCTACAGCTCGCCTGTGCATTCGCCATAATTGCAAACAATGGATATGCCATACAACCAACTCTTATTATGGATCAAAAAAAACCAACAAAAAAATCTGAAAAACTATATTCGGATGAGACGCTCGCCAACATCCGACAAATACTTGAAAATACGGTGCTTCGTGGCTCTGCTAAAAAAGCACAAATGAAAGGATATACCGTCTTAGGTAAAACAGGAACCGCAAAATTACTTGATAATGGAAGCTATTCGGATACAAAAAATATGTATACCTGCGTCGGCTTAGTACAAAAAGGAGAATATCAACGAGTTATCGTTACCTGCATAAAAGAATCTCCGCTACCACGCCTGTATGCTTCGACGGTTGCAGTACCACTCTTTGAACGAATTGCAGGAAAAACCGTTATACATGATAAAATTATATAA